GGCGCGGGTAACCATCGCCGTAACCGATGGCGACGGTGGCCACACGCATTTTTGATTTAGCAGTAAACATGCGTCCGTAACTGATGGATTGGCCTTTGGCGACGTCTTTGATGAATGTGATCCGGGCTTTTAAACAAAGGGCCGGGCGGAGTTCTTTACGGAATCTGCTCATCGGGGACGCCCCGTAGATCATGAGCCCGGGCCGGACGAGATTAAAGTGGTTGTCTGAACCGCGAAGCAGTCCGGCGCTATTAGCGCAATGCACCAATGGAAAGTCCAGGCCTTGGGATAAAAGGGTCTTGCGGACTTTCAGGAAACGCTGCCGCTGGATGCGGGTAAATGCCGGGTCGATATCGGCGCTGGCAAAATGGGTGTAAAGCCCGCGCAGCTCGAGGTTTTTGAATTCCGTGAGCTGAGGGATATCCTCGCTGGCGGTCTCGTGCCAGAAGCCCAGTCGTCTCATGCCTGTATCCACGACGACATGCACCGGCAGGGTGATTCCTTGGCGGAGGGCCTCGTCATTAAAGGAGCGGGCTTCATCGAATGAAGAAAGACTGGGTGAAAAACGATTTGTCACGGCTGATTTGATCTCGGTGGGAAGGACCGCACTGAGTAAAAGGACACTCCATCCTTTGCCGATGGTGCGGATGGTGAGTGCCTCGGGGATATTCGCCACACCGAAAAGATCGACGCCGGACTGCATCAGGATCCCAGCGATTTGCGGCAGGCCGTGTCCGTAGGCATCGGCCTTGACCGAACAAAGGATTTTAACCTCAGGCCCGACCAGACGGCGCGCATACATGACATTATGGCGGAGGGCATCAAGATCGATCTCGGCCCAAGCCCTCAAGTTTTCTAGATTCGTGCTCATGGTTTTATCAGGGGTTTATCCAACCAGATAACGGGCAAAGCCACAATACACAGTTCATAGAGTGTACGGGAAACTCGGTAGAAAAAAAACCTAGATTGTCTTCTTTTGTAGGTCGGCGACTTTTACGTAGGAAATGGGGCGCAGGTAAACGGGTTCCAGCGTGGTACAGACAGGGATTTCTCGCCGATGCATTTGCGCGGCGATCTGTGCGACGAACCGGGCTTTCGGGAAAAGGGGATCCGGTGCAAATTGCGCGCGGATACCAAAGGTGGTCGTGATTTGAGTGCGGAATCTTTCTATATCAGGACCAGCAAAAAGCACGGTTTTGTCCGGGGCGATTTGCGGGGCCAGCCCTTCAATCGTGATAATATAGGTGTCTTTAAATGGTAGCCAGCGGCCATCACGGGATGCATAGATCGAAGCATAGACCTCGCCCCTGCGCGCGTCGGATATCAGACAAAGGCAGGAGGGGGTCGTGCCGGGGAGGGGGCATTGATTGATCTCGGCGCAAATTGCGTCGTGGGCATTTATCCCGTAAACGGGTTTTTGGAAGGGGAAATTCAGGCCGCCGACAGCCGCAATGGAGGCGCGGATACCCGTGAATGAACCGGGGCCGAGATTCAGCGCCCAGAAATCGATGCTGGGGAATCCCGGCGCAAATTGCTGCAGGAGCGGGAAAAGTTCAGATGAATGATTCTTTTCGGATAAAAAGGGAAGCTCCTGGAGTAGGGAATTATTTACTGTCAGGCAGAGGGAGGCTTTGGCAGTGGAGAGATCCAAGGCGAGGCATTTCATCGGGAGAAATTAATCCGAGAGGACGCCCTTGAAAATTTGAATTGTCCGGTGAGTTTCGGTCTGGTTATCGAGGGTGATGATGAACATCTTGCGTTTAAAAAGGCTGGTGGCGATCTGGGGCCATTCGATCAGGGTCACGAAGGCTTTATCAAAAATCTCTTCTAAGGCGAGGCTGGCGAGCTCCTCTTCGGATTGGAGTCGGTGGAGGTCGATATGGTATATTTTACCATTGGGAGAGTCGTATTCAT
The Verrucomicrobiota bacterium DNA segment above includes these coding regions:
- the alr gene encoding alanine racemase translates to MSTNLENLRAWAEIDLDALRHNVMYARRLVGPEVKILCSVKADAYGHGLPQIAGILMQSGVDLFGVANIPEALTIRTIGKGWSVLLLSAVLPTEIKSAVTNRFSPSLSSFDEARSFNDEALRQGITLPVHVVVDTGMRRLGFWHETASEDIPQLTEFKNLELRGLYTHFASADIDPAFTRIQRQRFLKVRKTLLSQGLDFPLVHCANSAGLLRGSDNHFNLVRPGLMIYGASPMSRFRKELRPALCLKARITFIKDVAKGQSISYGRMFTAKSKMRVATVAIGYGDGYPRQASDRACVLVGGVLCRQLGRVTMDQIMVDVSKLPAVKTGDEVTLIGKQGNLEITADHLAKWSDTISYEIFTGITKRVPRIYRGTTAS
- the tsaB gene encoding tRNA (adenosine(37)-N6)-threonylcarbamoyltransferase complex dimerization subunit type 1 TsaB; translated protein: MKCLALDLSTAKASLCLTVNNSLLQELPFLSEKNHSSELFPLLQQFAPGFPSIDFWALNLGPGSFTGIRASIAAVGGLNFPFQKPVYGINAHDAICAEINQCPLPGTTPSCLCLISDARRGEVYASIYASRDGRWLPFKDTYIITIEGLAPQIAPDKTVLFAGPDIERFRTQITTTFGIRAQFAPDPLFPKARFVAQIAAQMHRREIPVCTTLEPVYLRPISYVKVADLQKKTI
- the tsaE gene encoding tRNA (adenosine(37)-N6)-threonylcarbamoyltransferase complex ATPase subunit type 1 TsaE, whose protein sequence is MASITYDTNSAEETAKLGAQFAESLPANSIVGLVGEMGSGKTHFIKGVAKGLGFEGEVTSPTFNLVHEYDSPNGKIYHIDLHRLQSEEELASLALEEIFDKAFVTLIEWPQIATSLFKRKMFIITLDNQTETHRTIQIFKGVLSD